In one window of Pseudomonadota bacterium DNA:
- the rho gene encoding transcription termination factor Rho gives MNIIELKNKKIKELTQLAKTLNIDGAAGMRKQELIFALIQSQIEKNGLIYGEGTLEILPDGFGFLRAPSYNYLPGPDDIYVSPSQIRRFNLRTGDIVSGQIRQPKESERYFALLKVEAVNHEDPEISRDKILFDNLTPLYPNRKINIENNSENYSMRIMDLMIPIGFGQRGLIVSPPRAGKTMLLQNIANSIIASHKDVVPFVLLIDERPEEVTDMERNVKAEVISSTFDEPAERHVQVAEMVIEKAKRLVEHKRDVIILLDSVTRLARAYNSVMPPSGKILSGGVDSNALQRPKRFFGAARNIEEGGSLTIIATALVDTGSRMDEVIFEEFKGTGNMEIQLDRKLADKRVFPAIDIKKSGTRKEELLLSEETLNRVWILRKFLSSLNPTDSLEFLLEKMRGTKNNEQFLNSMNA, from the coding sequence ATGAATATAATTGAACTGAAAAACAAAAAGATTAAAGAGCTGACTCAGCTTGCCAAGACTCTGAATATTGACGGGGCCGCAGGCATGCGTAAGCAGGAGCTGATTTTTGCTTTAATCCAGAGCCAGATAGAAAAAAATGGTTTGATCTATGGGGAAGGTACTCTTGAGATTCTTCCTGACGGATTTGGATTTTTAAGGGCTCCAAGCTACAACTATTTGCCCGGTCCTGATGATATTTATGTTTCTCCGTCACAGATAAGGCGCTTTAATTTAAGAACCGGTGACATTGTTTCCGGCCAGATCAGGCAGCCTAAAGAGTCCGAACGTTATTTCGCCTTGCTGAAAGTAGAAGCTGTAAACCATGAAGATCCTGAAATATCAAGAGATAAAATTCTTTTTGATAATCTGACTCCTCTTTATCCAAACAGGAAAATAAACATAGAAAATAATTCTGAAAACTATTCGATGCGAATAATGGATTTAATGATTCCAATAGGTTTTGGCCAAAGAGGTCTGATTGTTTCACCTCCCAGAGCCGGCAAAACTATGTTGTTACAAAATATTGCAAATAGTATTATAGCAAGCCATAAAGATGTTGTGCCATTTGTTCTTCTTATCGATGAACGGCCGGAAGAAGTTACCGATATGGAACGCAATGTTAAGGCGGAAGTCATTAGTTCCACTTTTGACGAACCAGCCGAAAGACACGTCCAGGTTGCTGAAATGGTTATTGAAAAAGCTAAAAGGCTTGTTGAGCATAAAAGAGATGTTATTATCCTTTTAGACAGCGTCACAAGACTTGCCAGGGCTTATAATTCCGTTATGCCTCCCAGCGGAAAGATTTTATCCGGCGGTGTTGATTCAAATGCTCTTCAGCGGCCTAAACGGTTTTTTGGCGCTGCAAGAAACATAGAGGAGGGAGGAAGCCTGACAATAATTGCAACTGCGCTTGTTGATACCGGAAGCCGTATGGACGAAGTTATTTTTGAGGAATTTAAAGGAACCGGTAATATGGAAATACAACTGGACAGAAAACTTGCTGATAAGCGCGTTTTCCCGGCTATAGACATAAAAAAATCCGGCACAAGAAAAGAAGAACTTCTTTTGTCCGAAGAGACTTTAAACAGGGTATGGATTTTAAGAAAATTTCTTTCTTCATTAAATCCTACAGACAGCCTTGAATTTTTACTTGAAAAAATGCGCGGAACAAAGAATAATGAACAATTTCTTAATTCCATGAATGCATAA
- the tatB gene encoding Sec-independent protein translocase protein TatB, which produces MLDIGMPEFLLIAAIALIVVGPDKLPDIAKTVGRMFGELKKTTNEFKQTIESEINLNDIKNIDKNAIIDKALNINNQEEIDATPNFEDNKNEHEDKTENEDKNSLEKEPEQGTTKDERG; this is translated from the coding sequence ATGTTAGACATAGGTATGCCTGAATTTCTCTTGATAGCCGCAATAGCGCTCATTGTTGTTGGCCCTGATAAACTTCCTGATATAGCCAAAACAGTTGGACGCATGTTTGGTGAACTTAAAAAAACAACAAATGAATTTAAACAAACAATAGAGTCTGAAATAAATTTAAACGATATAAAAAATATCGATAAAAATGCCATTATAGATAAAGCATTAAATATAAACAACCAGGAGGAAATTGATGCCACTCCCAATTTTGAAGATAATAAAAACGAGCACGAAGATAAAACCGAAAATGAGGATAAAAACAGCTTAGAAAAAGAACCTGAACAAGGAACAACAAAAGATGAAAGAGGATGA
- the prmC gene encoding peptide chain release factor N(5)-glutamine methyltransferase, producing the protein MQNRQNQTEPEWTIIKILQWTTSYFKTNDIDSPRAAAEILLAHALKLKRIDLYLRYDQPLNISERNLFKTLIKRRINKEPVAYIIGSKGFWNIELMVSKDVLIPRPETECLVEEALSYLSKDKAFCPKKILELGTGSGAIILAIAAQHPDNHYFASDISMKALGIAFKNAKHLGLDNKINFFCGSWFFPVKDKNNLLDIIISNPPYIRRDDIKTLQPEINRFEPITALDGGEDGLCCIKHIVKYAHKFLNKGGKLLLEIGYDQKTAVDEIIKATGKFEQASFKKDYSSIDRVVCATKAYD; encoded by the coding sequence ATGCAGAATCGGCAAAATCAAACTGAACCTGAATGGACTATAATCAAAATTCTTCAATGGACCACATCTTATTTTAAGACAAATGACATAGACAGCCCCAGAGCAGCCGCTGAAATTCTTCTTGCACATGCACTCAAATTAAAAAGAATTGATCTTTACTTAAGATATGATCAGCCTCTTAACATAAGCGAGCGCAATCTTTTCAAGACTTTGATCAAAAGAAGGATAAACAAAGAGCCCGTCGCATATATTATCGGGAGCAAGGGGTTCTGGAACATTGAACTGATGGTTTCAAAAGATGTCCTTATTCCAAGGCCTGAAACCGAATGCCTTGTGGAAGAGGCTCTCTCATATCTTTCCAAAGATAAAGCTTTTTGCCCAAAAAAGATTCTGGAACTGGGCACGGGGTCAGGCGCTATCATACTTGCGATAGCAGCGCAACATCCTGATAATCATTATTTTGCATCAGATATATCAATGAAAGCTCTTGGCATTGCTTTTAAAAACGCCAAACATCTGGGTCTTGATAATAAAATCAATTTTTTTTGCGGTAGCTGGTTTTTTCCTGTAAAAGATAAGAACAATTTATTGGATATAATTATATCCAACCCGCCTTATATCAGAAGAGATGATATTAAAACCTTGCAACCTGAAATTAACAGATTTGAACCAATAACTGCGCTTGATGGCGGAGAAGACGGGCTTTGCTGTATAAAGCACATAGTAAAGTACGCACATAAATTTCTTAACAAAGGCGGCAAGCTATTACTTGAAATAGGCTATGATCAGAAAACTGCCGTTGATGAAATCATCAAAGCTACAGGGAAATTTGAGCAGGCTTCTTTCAAGAAAGATTACAGCAGTATTGACAGGGTCGTTTGCGCAACAAAAGCATATGATTGA
- the prfA gene encoding peptide chain release factor 1: MLNKLKGAEERFMELEMLLSDPDTINDREAYQKYIREHSSLSKIVSIYRSYKNINEQIEESITLLKNEDPEIKELARDEIEALGLDKEDLEKQLRLLLVPKDEKDEKNVILEIRAGTGGEEAALFVTDLFRMYTRYAENRNWKVEVLSSHTTGVGGLKEIIALIQGKGAFSHLKYESGTHRVQRVPVTEAQGRIHTSAVTVAVLPEAEEVEIDIDPTEIKVDVYRATGPGGQSVNTTDSAVRITHLPTGLVVTCQDEKSQFKNKAKAMRVLRARLLDRFTMEQNEKRSAERKTQIGSGDRSERIRTYNFPQSRITDHRIGLTLYKLEYILEGNIDEVISELTSHYQAQALQHAESAKSN; this comes from the coding sequence ATGCTTAACAAACTGAAAGGGGCTGAAGAGCGTTTTATGGAACTTGAAATGCTCTTAAGTGATCCTGATACTATTAACGACAGGGAGGCATACCAGAAGTATATTCGGGAGCACTCCTCTTTATCTAAAATTGTATCTATCTACCGCTCATATAAAAATATTAATGAGCAGATCGAAGAAAGCATCACCCTTTTAAAAAATGAAGACCCTGAAATAAAAGAGCTTGCCCGTGATGAGATCGAAGCGCTTGGCCTTGATAAAGAAGATCTTGAAAAACAATTAAGACTGCTTCTTGTTCCCAAAGATGAAAAAGATGAAAAAAATGTTATTCTTGAAATAAGAGCCGGGACAGGCGGAGAAGAAGCGGCCCTTTTTGTAACCGACCTTTTCAGAATGTATACCAGATATGCGGAAAACAGAAACTGGAAAGTTGAAGTTTTATCCAGTCATACCACAGGTGTCGGCGGTCTGAAAGAAATTATTGCTCTAATTCAGGGTAAAGGCGCCTTTAGTCACTTGAAATATGAAAGCGGAACCCATCGGGTACAGCGTGTTCCTGTAACAGAAGCACAGGGAAGAATTCATACTTCTGCGGTAACTGTTGCTGTTTTACCTGAAGCCGAAGAAGTGGAAATCGACATAGATCCTACCGAAATCAAAGTGGATGTTTACCGTGCAACCGGGCCCGGCGGGCAAAGTGTAAATACAACCGATTCTGCCGTGCGAATTACACATCTTCCAACAGGTCTTGTTGTTACCTGCCAGGATGAAAAGTCTCAGTTCAAGAACAAAGCTAAGGCCATGAGAGTATTAAGAGCCCGACTTCTTGACAGATTCACAATGGAACAGAATGAAAAAAGATCCGCAGAACGAAAAACACAGATAGGAAGCGGTGACAGAAGCGAGAGGATCAGAACATATAATTTTCCTCAGTCCCGAATTACCGACCACAGGATAGGACTTACACTATACAAACTTGAATACATTCTTGAAGGTAATATAGACGAAGTAATCAGTGAATTGACATCCCATTATCAGGCCCAGGCATTACAGCATGCAGAATCGGCAAAATCAAACTGA
- the rpmE gene encoding 50S ribosomal protein L31: protein MKKDIHPKYATTTISCACGSAIEVGSTKSDIKIEICSKCHPFFTGKQKLIDTAGRIERFRKKYEKYQNQNNQIYK, encoded by the coding sequence ATGAAAAAAGATATTCATCCGAAATATGCAACTACAACAATTAGTTGCGCCTGCGGTAGTGCAATCGAGGTAGGTTCGACCAAATCAGATATCAAAATTGAAATCTGTTCTAAATGCCATCCCTTTTTCACAGGAAAACAAAAGCTTATAGATACTGCCGGACGTATTGAGCGTTTTCGCAAGAAATACGAAAAATATCAGAATCAGAACAATCAGATATATAAATAA
- the tatC gene encoding twin-arginine translocase subunit TatC: MKEDDKISFTDHLTELRKRLIICFIAIGVGFALTYGVKEKIFEILTLPLIHEMKAGDKMIFTGLSEAFFIYMKLSLYAGIAIASPVVFYQIWVFVAPGLYHDEKRHVFPIVFFSVFFFAGGILFCYFIVFPVAIKFFLGFASDTIQALPSMNEYLKFATKMLLGFGLVFQLPLVIIFLAKLGIVTVEFLRKNRKYAILLIFIVAALLTPTPDVFNQLLMAVPLMFLYEVSILGAVFFEKKKEKAESENDETESTDKTSAE; encoded by the coding sequence ATGAAAGAGGATGATAAAATTTCTTTTACAGACCACCTGACCGAACTCAGAAAACGCCTGATAATCTGCTTTATCGCTATTGGGGTCGGTTTTGCGTTAACATACGGGGTTAAGGAAAAAATATTTGAAATTCTAACACTTCCTCTTATCCATGAGATGAAAGCCGGAGATAAAATGATTTTTACCGGGCTTTCAGAAGCCTTTTTTATCTATATGAAGTTATCTTTATATGCCGGTATTGCGATAGCTTCTCCCGTGGTGTTTTACCAGATCTGGGTTTTTGTAGCTCCTGGGCTTTATCACGATGAAAAACGTCATGTATTTCCAATAGTATTCTTTTCTGTATTTTTTTTTGCCGGAGGAATTCTTTTCTGTTATTTTATTGTTTTTCCTGTAGCTATAAAATTTTTTCTGGGTTTCGCCTCAGATACTATACAAGCGCTTCCGTCCATGAACGAGTATTTAAAATTTGCGACAAAGATGCTTCTTGGGTTTGGACTTGTTTTTCAACTTCCGCTTGTCATAATATTTCTTGCTAAGCTTGGTATTGTTACTGTTGAATTTTTAAGAAAAAACAGAAAGTATGCAATACTGCTGATATTTATTGTTGCAGCTCTTTTAACTCCAACCCCCGATGTATTTAATCAGCTTCTTATGGCTGTTCCTCTTATGTTTCTTTATGAAGTCAGTATTTTGGGCGCGGTATTTTTTGAAAAAAAGAAGGAGAAAGCAGAAAGTGAAAATGATGAAACGGAAAGCACAGATAAAACATCAGCGGAATAA
- a CDS encoding HD domain-containing protein, giving the protein MKSSKLQGNLSRLLSRKITAVLTGSFAQQKHMIEINPVILKAKGAYLVGGSVRDLLIGRTPSDYDIAVLGFAQKYASDLASHISGHVVKIGKQKQVIYRVVSKNSIFDVSAAFGNSIEEDLSKRDFTINAICYDLYSQNIIDLYNGINDLSAKRIRMVSKEVFQNDPVRLIRAYRIGSMLDFEIEYQTELAIINNVRLIAKSAGERIKAEIFKIFSSTKSYTFISKMAETGLLFEIFPELSALVGCRQNKYHEHDVFNHCLAAYKKLEILLNGFHANPEISDFAKQEMDNTRSPLLKCSILLHDTGKPSSITVDNGNVHFFGHEKISADILGRIAKRLKFSNYETNYIDFILRNHMKVLHLYESYKRKPLTDKSITRFFVKCKDYVPDLLFHAIADMESKKNNDDNGNGDFIMFITLLIKIYTLVYKVKQKEAPLITGHDLIEEFGLSPSPLFKKILSVVEESRLSDYINSRGEALLLAKQFLNNKDNS; this is encoded by the coding sequence ATGAAATCATCAAAGCTACAGGGAAATTTGAGCAGGCTTCTTTCAAGAAAGATTACAGCAGTATTGACAGGGTCGTTTGCGCAACAAAAGCATATGATTGAAATTAATCCGGTAATACTCAAAGCAAAAGGTGCTTATCTTGTCGGCGGATCTGTAAGGGATCTGCTTATAGGGCGGACTCCGTCCGATTATGACATAGCAGTACTTGGTTTTGCGCAAAAATATGCCTCCGATCTTGCATCACACATAAGCGGACATGTTGTAAAAATAGGAAAGCAAAAGCAGGTGATATACCGGGTTGTTTCAAAAAATAGCATCTTTGATGTTTCGGCAGCTTTTGGCAATAGCATTGAAGAGGATCTTTCAAAAAGAGATTTTACTATCAATGCAATTTGCTATGATCTTTACTCCCAAAATATTATAGATCTTTATAACGGCATAAATGATCTATCCGCAAAACGGATCAGGATGGTTTCCAAAGAAGTATTTCAAAATGACCCGGTTCGGCTGATAAGAGCTTACAGAATAGGGTCAATGCTTGATTTTGAGATAGAATATCAAACAGAACTGGCCATTATAAATAATGTCAGGCTTATCGCAAAGTCTGCTGGTGAAAGAATAAAAGCCGAAATATTTAAAATTTTTTCAAGTACGAAATCATATACCTTTATTAGTAAAATGGCTGAAACGGGCCTTCTTTTTGAAATCTTTCCGGAGTTATCGGCATTAGTTGGATGCCGCCAAAACAAGTACCATGAGCATGATGTATTCAACCATTGCTTAGCAGCCTATAAGAAGCTTGAAATACTTCTTAACGGCTTTCATGCCAATCCTGAAATATCGGATTTTGCAAAACAGGAAATGGATAATACAAGGTCACCGTTGTTAAAATGTTCAATACTTCTGCACGATACAGGCAAACCATCTTCTATTACTGTTGATAATGGCAATGTCCATTTTTTCGGGCATGAAAAAATAAGTGCCGATATTTTGGGCCGCATAGCAAAAAGACTGAAATTTTCAAATTATGAGACAAATTATATTGATTTTATATTAAGAAATCATATGAAAGTTCTTCATCTCTACGAATCTTATAAGAGAAAGCCGTTGACGGATAAAAGTATTACCCGTTTTTTTGTTAAGTGCAAAGATTATGTCCCGGACTTATTGTTTCATGCAATTGCAGATATGGAAAGCAAAAAAAACAATGATGATAACGGAAACGGGGATTTTATAATGTTTATAACTTTATTAATAAAAATATATACCCTGGTTTATAAGGTCAAACAAAAGGAAGCCCCGCTTATAACAGGCCATGATCTGATTGAAGAATTCGGACTTTCTCCCTCGCCTTTATTTAAAAAGATTTTATCTGTTGTTGAAGAATCAAGACTTTCTGATTATATAAATAGTCGTGGGGAAGCGCTTTTGCTGGCAAAACAATTCTTAAACAACAAAGATAATTCTTGA
- a CDS encoding acyl-CoA thioesterase — MKTNIVERKIMWGDLDPMGIVFYPRYYEWMDAGSHLFFESIGLDLNILSKQRQLGFGLNETSCIYSNPGRYHQTVRIITQLEEVNEKTVKLKHLIYDASDDELLVTGVEKRICMDVSKPENIRAIAIPEEIHSILKNAIDC; from the coding sequence ATGAAAACAAACATTGTTGAACGCAAAATTATGTGGGGTGATCTTGATCCCATGGGAATTGTCTTTTATCCGCGCTATTACGAATGGATGGATGCCGGCAGCCATCTATTTTTTGAATCTATAGGTTTGGATCTGAATATACTTTCAAAACAAAGGCAATTAGGCTTTGGGCTTAACGAGACTTCCTGCATTTATTCAAACCCAGGCAGATATCATCAGACTGTGAGAATTATTACACAACTTGAAGAAGTTAATGAGAAAACCGTTAAATTAAAACACTTGATTTATGATGCATCAGATGATGAGCTTTTGGTTACCGGAGTAGAAAAAAGAATTTGCATGGATGTAAGCAAGCCTGAAAATATCAGAGCAATTGCCATACCGGAAGAAATACATTCCATCTTAAAAAACGCTATTGATTGCTGA